One stretch of Streptomyces sp. A2-16 DNA includes these proteins:
- a CDS encoding HhH-GPD-type base excision DNA repair protein: MDVTLHLAQDPEADELLGRSPLAALVGMLLDQQVPMEWAFKGPRTIADRLGANDLDAHDIAAQDPDAFAALLSEKPAVHRYPGSMAKRIQQLCQYLVEHYDGEAELVWKGVEDGRELLRRLEELPGFGKQKAQIFLALLGKQLGVRPNGWREAAGAYGEPKSFRSVADITGPESLTKVRAHKQEMKAAAKAAKKS, encoded by the coding sequence ATGGACGTCACCCTGCACCTCGCCCAGGACCCCGAGGCCGACGAACTCCTCGGCCGCTCCCCGCTCGCCGCGCTGGTCGGGATGCTGCTGGACCAGCAGGTCCCGATGGAGTGGGCGTTCAAGGGGCCCCGCACCATCGCGGACCGCCTCGGTGCGAACGACCTCGACGCGCACGACATCGCCGCGCAGGACCCGGACGCCTTCGCCGCGCTGCTCTCCGAGAAGCCGGCCGTGCACCGCTACCCCGGGTCGATGGCCAAACGGATCCAGCAGCTGTGCCAGTACCTCGTCGAGCACTACGACGGGGAGGCCGAGCTGGTCTGGAAGGGCGTCGAGGACGGACGCGAACTGCTGCGCCGCCTGGAGGAGCTGCCCGGGTTCGGGAAGCAGAAGGCCCAGATCTTCCTGGCGTTGCTGGGCAAGCAGCTCGGTGTCCGGCCCAACGGCTGGCGGGAGGCCGCGGGCGCCTACGGCGAACCGAAGTCCTTCCGGTCCGTCGCCGACATCACCGGCCCCGAGTCACTGACCAAGGTCCGCGCGCACAAGCAGGAGATGAAGGCGGCGGCGAAGGCGGCCAAGAAGTCGTAG
- a CDS encoding penicillin acylase family protein — translation MSMEIYRDAWGIPHLRAGSARELARAQGRVTARDRAWQLEVERHRAQGTSAAFLGAGALSWDTLARRARLADTARRCFAALERRDPETAEWVRAYVDGVNEELPSTSAPEFARVGLAPGRWEPWTPLGVWLATHILFAGFPAKLWRDEAIRHLGPDAVRLFATDGPGTAGSNGWLVSGARTTTGHAVLAGDPHRYIEDPGVYQQIRLACPEFDVIGLAVPGVPGIAHFGHTGTVAWSITNAMADYQDLYRERLRRTGAGVESLGPGGHWQRATRHTETIEVAGEPPVEIELIETERGPVIAGGPEGLDGGVLEEPDDLRSAPLALALRYPPRVTEDLGFSALLPLLRARRTADVDRAFDVWVEPVNVVQAADTEGGLLHRVAGRVPVRAEANRLRPVPAWEPGHDWQGWHDTPRAGLTDGIAVMANQRGPATPLGVEFAPPHRAHRITALLKEKTHWSAADMARIHTDTRLASAQPLLDHIEALHDLSPAATTMRVTLLRWDRRMDASSGEAALYAAVRSAVVRRLAAHPAFEALTSPPAYPDVLLPWLGLVPRVAFALEHLLRAEELYGIDRPGTVRAALEEVAAEPPRGTWGDTHRLVPWQALPEREWDAPALSGDHDCVLCTSAVPGLTDLAARGPAARYVWDLARREDSRWVVPLGACGTPGSPHHRDQLPLWLRGELVPVGTDWQQLKKED, via the coding sequence GTGAGCATGGAGATCTACCGCGACGCCTGGGGGATTCCCCATCTCCGCGCGGGCAGCGCGCGTGAACTCGCCCGCGCCCAGGGCCGGGTCACCGCCCGCGACCGTGCCTGGCAGCTGGAGGTCGAACGGCATCGCGCACAGGGCACCTCGGCCGCCTTCCTCGGTGCCGGGGCCCTGTCCTGGGACACCCTCGCGAGACGGGCCCGCCTGGCCGACACGGCGAGACGCTGTTTCGCCGCGCTGGAGAGACGGGACCCGGAGACCGCCGAGTGGGTGCGGGCCTACGTCGACGGCGTGAACGAGGAGCTGCCGTCCACCTCGGCCCCCGAGTTCGCCCGTGTCGGGCTCGCCCCGGGGCGCTGGGAGCCCTGGACCCCGCTCGGCGTCTGGCTCGCCACGCACATCCTGTTCGCCGGCTTCCCGGCCAAGCTGTGGCGGGACGAGGCGATACGGCACCTGGGGCCGGACGCGGTCCGCCTCTTCGCCACCGACGGCCCGGGCACCGCCGGCAGCAACGGCTGGCTGGTCTCGGGCGCCCGCACCACCACCGGGCACGCCGTCCTCGCGGGCGACCCCCACCGCTACATCGAGGACCCGGGCGTCTACCAGCAGATCCGCCTGGCCTGCCCCGAGTTCGACGTCATCGGCCTCGCTGTGCCCGGCGTCCCCGGCATCGCCCACTTCGGCCACACCGGCACGGTCGCCTGGTCCATCACCAACGCCATGGCCGACTACCAGGACCTCTACCGCGAACGGCTGCGCCGCACGGGCGCCGGGGTCGAGTCCCTCGGCCCGGGCGGTCACTGGCAGCGCGCCACCCGCCACACCGAGACCATCGAGGTCGCGGGCGAACCCCCGGTCGAGATCGAACTGATCGAGACCGAAAGGGGCCCGGTGATCGCCGGAGGCCCCGAGGGCCTGGACGGAGGAGTCCTGGAGGAACCGGACGACCTCCGGTCCGCCCCCCTCGCCCTCGCCCTCCGCTACCCGCCCCGGGTCACCGAGGACCTCGGCTTCAGTGCGCTGCTCCCCCTGCTCCGTGCCCGTCGTACCGCCGACGTGGACCGGGCGTTCGACGTGTGGGTCGAGCCCGTGAACGTCGTGCAGGCCGCCGACACCGAGGGCGGACTGCTGCACCGGGTCGCCGGAAGGGTCCCCGTGCGCGCGGAGGCGAACCGGCTGCGTCCCGTGCCCGCCTGGGAGCCCGGGCACGACTGGCAGGGCTGGCACGACACCCCCCGCGCCGGTCTCACCGACGGCATCGCCGTGATGGCCAACCAGCGTGGCCCCGCCACCCCGCTCGGCGTCGAGTTCGCCCCGCCCCACCGGGCGCACCGCATCACCGCCCTGCTGAAGGAGAAGACGCACTGGTCGGCCGCCGACATGGCGCGGATCCACACGGACACCCGACTCGCGTCGGCCCAGCCCCTGCTGGATCACATCGAGGCCCTGCACGACCTGAGCCCCGCGGCCACCACCATGAGGGTGACGCTGCTGCGCTGGGATCGCCGCATGGACGCGAGCAGCGGCGAGGCCGCCCTGTACGCCGCCGTACGCAGCGCGGTCGTACGACGGCTCGCCGCCCACCCCGCGTTCGAGGCCCTGACCAGCCCGCCCGCCTACCCCGATGTCCTCCTCCCCTGGCTCGGCCTCGTCCCCCGAGTCGCCTTCGCGCTCGAACATCTGCTGCGCGCCGAGGAGTTGTACGGCATCGACCGGCCCGGGACCGTGCGGGCCGCCCTGGAGGAAGTGGCCGCCGAACCGCCGCGGGGCACCTGGGGCGACACCCACCGCCTCGTCCCCTGGCAGGCGCTTCCCGAGCGCGAGTGGGACGCCCCCGCCCTCTCCGGCGACCACGACTGCGTCCTGTGCACCTCCGCCGTGCCCGGGCTCACCGATCTCGCCGCGCGCGGCCCGGCCGCCCGCTACGTCTGGGACCTGGCCCGCCGCGAGGACAGCCGCTGGGTGGTCCCGCTGGGCGCCTGCGGCACACCCGGCTCACCCCATCACCGCGACCAACTCCCCTTGTGGCTCAGGGGAGAACTCGTCCCGGTCGGCACCGACTGGCAGCAGCTGAAGAAGGAAGACTGA
- a CDS encoding cupin domain-containing protein produces MTPDDLVAHYGLIPIPREGGLFRQTWAGAERADGRPHGTAIVALLTADDYSALHRLPSDEVWHHYLGDPLDLLLLAPDGTAATAVLGPDIREGQHPQLTVPSGTWMGARTRGAWTFFGCTMAPGFTYEDYEHGDAAELTARYPSEAARIAALCRP; encoded by the coding sequence GTGACGCCTGACGACCTCGTCGCCCACTACGGCCTGATACCGATCCCGCGTGAGGGCGGGCTGTTCCGGCAGACCTGGGCCGGAGCGGAGCGCGCCGACGGCAGACCGCACGGCACGGCGATCGTCGCCCTGCTGACCGCGGACGACTACTCCGCCCTGCACCGCCTGCCCAGCGACGAGGTCTGGCACCACTACCTCGGCGACCCCCTGGACCTCCTGCTCCTCGCCCCGGACGGCACGGCGGCCACTGCCGTCCTGGGCCCGGACATACGCGAGGGACAGCACCCCCAGCTGACCGTCCCCTCGGGCACCTGGATGGGGGCCCGCACCCGCGGCGCATGGACCTTCTTCGGCTGCACCATGGCACCCGGCTTCACCTACGAGGACTACGAGCACGGGGACGCGGCCGAACTGACGGCGCGTTATCCCTCGGAGGCCGCCCGGATCGCGGCACTGTGCCGCCCATGA
- a CDS encoding GNAT family N-acetyltransferase: MSHTPTREAVHTRTVDGFGTVRILRLDPHADAATVHTWVRDERARFWGMNGLTRQQVAEIYAHLDTLDTHHAYLLEKDGEPAGLLQTYEPEADRVSECYSVEPGDIGIHLLLPPPGPHGTRPGWSKALLSAVASYVLLALDRRRVVVDPDVRNEKAIARFLKQGFVAGDTVVLPEIDLPDVHLPEKHAQLAFLAREVAFPGDA, from the coding sequence ATGTCCCACACCCCCACCCGCGAAGCGGTCCACACCCGGACGGTGGACGGCTTCGGCACCGTCCGCATCCTGCGTCTCGACCCGCACGCCGACGCGGCCACCGTCCACACCTGGGTGCGCGACGAACGCGCCCGCTTCTGGGGCATGAACGGCCTCACCCGGCAGCAGGTCGCCGAGATCTACGCCCACTTGGACACCCTCGACACCCACCACGCCTATCTGCTGGAGAAGGACGGCGAACCGGCCGGGCTGCTCCAGACCTACGAACCGGAAGCCGACCGCGTCAGCGAGTGCTACTCCGTCGAACCCGGTGACATCGGCATCCACCTGCTGCTCCCGCCCCCCGGCCCGCACGGCACGCGTCCCGGCTGGTCCAAGGCGCTGCTGTCCGCCGTGGCCTCGTACGTGCTGCTGGCCCTGGACAGGCGACGGGTCGTGGTCGACCCCGACGTGCGCAACGAGAAGGCCATCGCCCGCTTCCTGAAGCAGGGTTTCGTGGCCGGAGACACGGTCGTGCTGCCGGAGATCGACCTCCCGGACGTGCACCTGCCCGAGAAGCACGCCCAACTGGCCTTCCTGGCAAGGGAGGTAGCCTTTCCGGGTGACGCCTGA
- a CDS encoding copper resistance protein CopC, with protein MLLGTVLVLLLFGGAGAASAHAALRSTDPEDGTVLKSAPRDITLTFTESVGLLDDSFRVLDPDGKRLKVGDAGHGPGGSDTARVSLPAKLAQGTYTVAWRVVSADSHPVSGAFTFSVGKPSPATVVLDTGPTEDPATESLFNMGRYLAYLAAALLIGTAVFLTACRPSEPSRLRPLLWAGWGTLLGSTLFLLVLRAPYESGAGPASAFSLRAFQRTLSTRPGEALLVRLALLLVACFFVVRLLRLGESRLPRAWQAAGGVLAVGLALTWAAAEHASAGIQVPVAMTSAVLHVLAMAVWLGGLAALLTLLHRASAQVPAAVVARFSRLAFVSVTVLVATGVYQSWRGLGSWDAITGTTYGHLLVLKLFAVTLLLAAARLSRQWTGRLVTAAAEVEAEPVVRERVPERVGAPEAATETQAGSGAGAEACSGAEAGVSADAGVGTGSGAGAGSGVGGGSGPKSPAPRGDSPAHRRALRRSVLTEVAVGVVVLVLSTVLSGTLPGRAQAEAAEAGPATGGLPAASLTELPFAVGGASGKVQVTLDPGRTGDNSVQAIVYAADGGLATVPELRLSFTLPAKEIGPIDAQLKNKGGYWGTNDLTLPLAGDWRMKATIRVSDVDQISVTKTVRIVG; from the coding sequence GTGCTGCTGGGCACCGTGCTGGTCCTGCTCCTCTTCGGCGGCGCGGGAGCCGCGTCGGCCCACGCGGCCCTCCGGTCCACCGACCCCGAGGACGGAACCGTCCTCAAGTCCGCCCCGCGTGACATCACCCTGACCTTCACCGAGTCCGTCGGCCTGCTCGACGACTCCTTCCGGGTGCTCGACCCCGACGGCAAGCGCCTGAAGGTCGGTGACGCCGGACACGGGCCGGGCGGTTCGGACACGGCCCGTGTCTCCCTGCCCGCCAAGCTCGCCCAGGGCACCTACACGGTGGCCTGGCGGGTCGTCTCGGCCGACAGCCACCCCGTCTCCGGCGCCTTCACCTTCTCGGTCGGCAAACCCTCCCCGGCCACCGTGGTCCTGGACACCGGCCCGACCGAGGACCCGGCCACCGAGAGCCTCTTCAACATGGGCCGCTACCTGGCCTACCTCGCCGCGGCCCTGCTCATCGGCACCGCCGTCTTCCTCACCGCCTGCCGCCCGTCGGAGCCGTCCCGCCTGCGTCCGCTCCTGTGGGCGGGCTGGGGCACCCTGCTCGGCTCGACGCTGTTCCTGCTGGTGCTGCGGGCCCCGTACGAGTCCGGGGCCGGCCCTGCCTCCGCCTTCTCGCTGAGGGCCTTCCAACGCACCCTGAGCACCCGCCCGGGAGAAGCACTCCTGGTCCGCCTGGCACTGCTGCTGGTCGCGTGCTTCTTCGTCGTACGACTGCTGCGGCTCGGCGAGTCCAGGCTGCCGCGCGCGTGGCAGGCGGCGGGCGGAGTGCTCGCCGTGGGTCTCGCGCTGACCTGGGCCGCCGCCGAGCACGCGTCCGCCGGGATCCAGGTGCCGGTGGCGATGACGTCAGCGGTCCTGCACGTCCTGGCGATGGCGGTGTGGCTGGGCGGCCTCGCGGCCCTGCTCACCCTGCTGCACCGGGCGTCGGCGCAGGTCCCGGCCGCCGTCGTCGCCCGCTTCTCCCGCCTGGCCTTCGTCTCCGTGACCGTCCTGGTCGCCACCGGCGTCTACCAGTCCTGGCGCGGCCTCGGCTCCTGGGACGCGATCACCGGCACGACGTACGGGCATCTGCTCGTCCTCAAGCTGTTCGCGGTGACGCTGCTGCTCGCGGCGGCGAGGCTGTCGCGGCAGTGGACGGGGCGTCTGGTGACGGCGGCGGCCGAGGTCGAGGCGGAGCCGGTCGTACGGGAACGGGTCCCGGAGCGGGTGGGCGCGCCGGAGGCGGCGACGGAGACGCAGGCCGGTTCGGGCGCGGGTGCGGAGGCGTGCTCGGGTGCGGAGGCGGGTGTGAGTGCGGACGCGGGTGTCGGCACTGGCTCGGGTGCAGGCGCTGGGTCGGGCGTGGGCGGGGGCTCGGGGCCGAAGTCCCCCGCTCCCCGGGGCGACTCCCCGGCGCACCGGCGTGCGCTGCGCCGTTCCGTGCTCACCGAAGTGGCCGTCGGAGTCGTGGTCCTGGTGCTCAGCACCGTGCTGAGCGGCACGCTGCCCGGCCGGGCGCAGGCCGAGGCGGCCGAGGCGGGCCCGGCCACGGGCGGACTGCCCGCCGCCTCCCTCACCGAGCTCCCCTTCGCCGTGGGCGGTGCCTCCGGCAAGGTGCAGGTCACCCTCGACCCGGGCCGCACCGGCGACAACTCGGTCCAGGCCATCGTCTACGCCGCCGACGGAGGCCTCGCCACCGTCCCCGAACTCCGGCTGTCCTTCACTCTCCCGGCCAAGGAGATCGGCCCGATCGACGCCCAGCTGAAGAACAAGGGCGGCTACTGGGGCACGAACGACCTCACCCTTCCCCTCGCGGGCGACTGGCGGATGAAGGCGACCATCAGGGTCTCCGACGTCGACCAGATCAGCGTGACGAAGACGGTCAGGATCGTGGGCTGA
- a CDS encoding helicase HerA-like domain-containing protein — protein MPEAQSGSAALPREALEIAAGYAFTGPALDLGALLWDGVCLPDAQVRIPLPMLNRHGLVAGATGTGKTKTLQLIAEQLSAQGVPVFLADIKGDVSGISQPGVRNEKVQSRAAEVHQTWVAGGFPAEFYALGGIGHGIPVRATVTSFGPVLLSKVLQLNRTQEQSLGLIFHYADQKGLELVDLKDLRAVVAFLTSEEGKPELRNIGGLSTATAGVILRSLTALEAQGMADFFGEPEFDTAELLRTADDGRGLVSVLELAAVQDRPQLFSTFLMWLLADLFHDLPEVGDADRPKLVFFFDEAHLLFNGASKAFLDSITQTVRLIRSKGVGVFFVTQTPKDVPADVLAQLGNRVQHALRAFTPDDQKALKATVKTFPDSAYDLEELLTGLGTGEAVVTVLSEKGAPTPVAATRLRAPESLMGPVDAGALDAAVAASPLHGRYAQAVDRESAYEKLGSRGAKGPDEMKAPDEMKAPPPAAPRKEEPSVVEQVVGSGMFKSLARSLGTQIGREITRSVFGTARRRR, from the coding sequence ATGCCGGAGGCACAGTCGGGCTCCGCCGCTCTGCCCCGGGAGGCCCTGGAGATCGCCGCCGGCTACGCCTTCACGGGCCCCGCCCTCGATCTGGGCGCGCTGCTGTGGGACGGCGTCTGTCTTCCGGACGCGCAGGTCAGGATCCCTCTGCCGATGCTCAACCGGCACGGGCTCGTCGCCGGTGCCACCGGCACCGGCAAGACCAAGACGCTCCAGCTCATCGCCGAGCAGCTGTCGGCGCAGGGGGTCCCGGTCTTCCTCGCCGACATCAAGGGCGATGTGTCGGGCATCTCCCAGCCGGGTGTGCGGAACGAGAAGGTGCAGTCCAGGGCCGCGGAAGTGCATCAGACATGGGTCGCCGGCGGGTTTCCCGCCGAGTTCTACGCCCTCGGTGGCATCGGGCACGGCATCCCCGTGCGGGCCACGGTCACCAGCTTCGGACCGGTGCTGCTGTCCAAGGTGCTCCAGCTCAACCGGACCCAGGAGCAGTCCCTCGGCCTGATCTTCCACTACGCCGACCAGAAGGGGCTGGAACTGGTCGACCTGAAGGACCTGCGGGCCGTCGTCGCCTTCCTGACCTCCGAGGAGGGCAAGCCCGAGCTGAGGAACATCGGGGGGCTGTCCACCGCCACGGCCGGGGTGATCCTCAGGTCGCTGACCGCCCTGGAGGCGCAGGGCATGGCCGACTTCTTCGGGGAGCCGGAGTTCGACACCGCCGAGCTGCTGCGGACGGCGGACGACGGGCGCGGGCTGGTGTCCGTGCTGGAGCTGGCCGCCGTACAGGACCGGCCGCAGCTCTTCTCGACCTTCCTGATGTGGCTGCTCGCCGATCTGTTCCACGATCTGCCGGAGGTCGGCGACGCCGACAGGCCGAAGCTCGTCTTCTTCTTCGACGAGGCGCATCTGCTCTTCAACGGGGCCTCGAAGGCCTTCCTCGACTCCATCACGCAGACCGTCCGGCTGATTCGCTCGAAAGGGGTCGGCGTCTTCTTCGTCACGCAGACCCCGAAGGACGTACCGGCCGACGTCCTCGCCCAGCTCGGCAACCGTGTCCAGCACGCCCTGAGGGCCTTCACCCCCGACGACCAGAAGGCGCTGAAGGCGACCGTGAAGACCTTCCCCGACTCCGCGTACGACCTGGAGGAGCTGCTCACCGGGCTCGGGACCGGGGAGGCCGTCGTCACGGTGCTGAGCGAGAAGGGCGCTCCCACGCCCGTGGCGGCGACGCGGCTGCGGGCCCCGGAGTCCCTGATGGGGCCCGTGGACGCCGGTGCCCTGGACGCGGCGGTCGCGGCCTCGCCGCTGCACGGACGTTACGCACAGGCTGTGGACAGGGAATCGGCGTACGAGAAGCTCGGCTCGCGCGGGGCCAAGGGCCCGGACGAGATGAAGGCCCCGGACGAGATGAAGGCCCCGCCCCCGGCCGCCCCGCGCAAGGAGGAGCCCTCCGTCGTCGAGCAGGTCGTCGGCAGCGGCATGTTCAAGTCCCTCGCGCGGTCGCTGGGCACGCAGATCGGGCGTGAGATCACCCGCTCGGTCTTCGGTACGGCCCGGAGGAGGCGGTAG
- a CDS encoding siderophore-interacting protein produces the protein MGQGHGWEGAVLRLLRAKDFVFTVTGAEDVTGDYRRVRLTDGGMLAATGVHPTMWVRLWFSAAGKPHQRAYTLVDPDPEAGTFSLEFALHDGVASDWARTAKPGDTIEATVHGTGFDHPDPEPSHVFAFGDPASLPALNSLLDALDSSPATVWFEGGDEDLPFRTDPTRHEVRRILRLDSGAHLVAQAKAELPDLLKSHPDAYVWIACDTATTRALSSYVRKDLGVAKERVNALGYWRDQPAGSR, from the coding sequence ATGGGGCAGGGGCACGGCTGGGAGGGAGCGGTCCTCAGACTGCTGCGCGCGAAGGACTTCGTGTTCACCGTGACCGGCGCCGAGGACGTCACCGGCGACTACCGGCGGGTGCGTCTCACCGACGGCGGCATGCTGGCCGCCACCGGCGTCCACCCCACGATGTGGGTGCGCCTGTGGTTCTCCGCCGCGGGCAAGCCGCATCAGCGCGCGTACACCCTGGTCGACCCGGACCCCGAGGCCGGCACCTTCAGCCTGGAGTTCGCCCTGCACGACGGCGTGGCCAGCGACTGGGCCCGCACGGCGAAGCCCGGCGACACCATCGAGGCCACGGTCCACGGCACCGGCTTCGACCACCCGGATCCCGAGCCCTCCCACGTCTTCGCCTTCGGCGACCCCGCCTCCCTGCCCGCCCTCAACTCCCTCCTCGACGCCCTGGACTCCTCCCCCGCGACCGTCTGGTTCGAGGGCGGCGACGAGGACCTGCCCTTCCGCACCGACCCGACCCGCCACGAGGTCCGCCGGATCCTGCGCCTCGACTCCGGGGCGCACCTGGTCGCCCAGGCGAAGGCGGAACTGCCCGACCTGCTGAAGAGCCACCCCGACGCGTACGTGTGGATCGCCTGCGACACGGCGACGACCCGGGCCCTGTCGTCGTACGTCCGCAAGGACCTCGGCGTCGCCAAGGAGCGGGTGAACGCGCTCGGCTACTGGAGGGACCAGCCCGCCGGCTCCCGGTAG
- a CDS encoding HdeD family acid-resistance protein: protein MTEFDDRFDDRRVHAGHPPGHPTGSAPGSAPHEPEPPFEGPLHTLARAAWQVVLLTGIASLILGVLVLVWPGASLLAAGVLFGVYLLISGIFQLVAAFGTHRTTALRVLAFISGTLSILLGLFCLRGPMRSILLLALWIGIGWLIRGITQTLAAASDRSMPARGWQIFLGALTFVAGIVLIDAPFESVAVLTLVGGIWLVVVGVVEIVTALSIRGRARQVPRTV from the coding sequence ATGACCGAGTTCGACGACCGCTTCGACGACCGCAGGGTCCACGCGGGCCACCCTCCGGGCCACCCGACCGGCAGCGCGCCGGGCAGCGCGCCGCACGAACCGGAGCCGCCCTTCGAGGGCCCCCTGCACACCCTCGCCCGCGCCGCCTGGCAGGTCGTCCTGCTCACCGGGATCGCCTCCCTGATCCTGGGGGTGCTGGTCCTGGTCTGGCCCGGCGCCTCCCTGCTCGCGGCCGGTGTCCTGTTCGGCGTCTACCTCCTGATCAGCGGCATCTTCCAGCTGGTCGCCGCCTTCGGCACCCACAGGACGACCGCCCTGCGCGTCCTGGCCTTCATCAGCGGCACCCTGTCGATCCTGCTGGGCCTGTTCTGTCTGCGCGGCCCGATGCGGTCGATCCTGCTGCTCGCCCTGTGGATCGGCATCGGCTGGCTGATCCGCGGCATCACCCAGACCCTGGCCGCCGCCTCCGACCGTTCGATGCCGGCCCGTGGCTGGCAGATCTTCCTCGGAGCGCTCACCTTCGTCGCCGGGATCGTGCTGATCGACGCCCCCTTCGAGTCGGTCGCCGTGCTGACCCTGGTCGGCGGGATCTGGCTGGTCGTCGTCGGAGTCGTCGAGATCGTCACCGCGCTCAGCATCCGCGGCCGGGCCCGGCAGGTGCCGCGGACGGTCTGA
- a CDS encoding SDR family NAD(P)-dependent oxidoreductase → MRLLEGQVALVTGAGGGIGRGIALRFAEEGAAVAVHCRTAAAAARDVASRIEDSGARAVVLEADLRDEDQCRRLVREAAAWGGGLTALVNNAGVQPVQPLPGMTAAQWRAVVDTNLTGVFACTQAAAELMRQGGSVTHIASIEAGRSAPGHAHYSASKAAVVAHARAAALEYGPHRIRVNTVSPGLIDREGLAEDWPEGLERWVRKAPLGRLGRPEDVADACVFLASPLASWITGHDLAVDGGMSARPTW, encoded by the coding sequence ATGAGACTCCTGGAAGGACAGGTCGCCCTGGTCACGGGCGCCGGCGGCGGCATCGGGCGGGGGATCGCGCTGCGGTTCGCCGAGGAGGGCGCCGCGGTCGCCGTCCACTGCCGTACGGCTGCGGCGGCCGCGCGTGACGTGGCGTCCCGGATCGAGGACTCGGGCGCCCGGGCCGTCGTACTGGAAGCGGATCTGCGGGACGAGGACCAGTGCCGGCGGCTGGTCCGGGAGGCCGCCGCGTGGGGCGGTGGACTGACCGCCCTGGTCAACAACGCCGGCGTGCAGCCCGTCCAGCCCCTGCCCGGGATGACGGCCGCGCAGTGGCGGGCCGTCGTCGACACCAACCTCACCGGCGTCTTCGCCTGCACGCAGGCGGCCGCGGAGCTCATGCGACAGGGCGGGTCCGTCACCCACATCGCGTCCATCGAGGCGGGCCGGTCCGCACCCGGGCACGCCCACTACTCCGCCTCCAAGGCCGCGGTCGTGGCGCACGCGCGGGCGGCGGCCCTGGAGTACGGCCCGCACCGCATCCGCGTGAACACCGTCTCGCCCGGGCTGATCGACCGGGAGGGGCTGGCGGAGGACTGGCCGGAGGGGCTCGAGCGGTGGGTCCGTAAGGCGCCCCTGGGGCGGCTCGGGCGCCCCGAGGACGTGGCCGACGCGTGCGTGTTCCTCGCCTCGCCGCTCGCGTCCTGGATCACCGGGCACGACCTGGCCGTGGACGGCGGAATGTCCGCCCGGCCGACCTGGTGA
- a CDS encoding DUF72 domain-containing protein: MTRILVGTCSWTDPALVRSGWYPPGRRDAEGRLRYYAERFPVVEVDASFYALPGERNSRLWVERTPAGFVFDVKAYAPLTGHPVRQPALADVPLDEVWARFAAGIEPLREAGRLGGVLFQFPPWLRPGTRAERFLEETAHRTAGWPVHVEFRHPAWWEEGQQDLTRALLGKHGFAAVGVDMAQGLPTSLPPVVPVTASRMSVVRFHGRSASWGRGSKEERFRYDYSRAELTEWVPRLHALAGSADELHVLFNNCCGAAAVHAAETMAELLSPRS; the protein is encoded by the coding sequence ATGACGCGCATCCTCGTCGGCACCTGCTCCTGGACCGATCCCGCGCTCGTGCGCAGCGGCTGGTACCCACCGGGGCGGCGGGACGCCGAGGGGCGGTTGCGGTACTACGCCGAACGGTTCCCGGTGGTCGAGGTGGACGCCTCGTTCTACGCCCTGCCCGGCGAGCGCAACAGCCGTCTGTGGGTGGAGCGCACGCCCGCCGGGTTCGTGTTCGACGTGAAGGCGTACGCGCCGCTGACCGGGCATCCGGTAAGGCAACCGGCCCTCGCGGACGTGCCGCTGGACGAGGTGTGGGCCCGGTTCGCCGCCGGGATCGAGCCGTTGCGGGAGGCGGGGCGGCTCGGCGGGGTGCTGTTCCAGTTCCCGCCGTGGCTGCGGCCGGGGACGCGGGCGGAGCGGTTCCTGGAGGAGACCGCGCACCGCACGGCCGGCTGGCCCGTCCACGTGGAGTTCCGGCATCCGGCCTGGTGGGAGGAGGGGCAGCAGGACCTCACCCGCGCGCTGCTCGGCAAGCACGGCTTCGCGGCCGTCGGGGTGGACATGGCGCAGGGGCTGCCCACCTCGCTGCCGCCGGTCGTGCCCGTCACCGCGTCCCGGATGTCCGTCGTGCGCTTCCACGGACGCAGTGCCTCCTGGGGGCGCGGCAGCAAGGAGGAGCGTTTCCGGTACGACTACTCGCGCGCCGAACTCACCGAATGGGTACCGCGGTTGCACGCACTGGCCGGGTCGGCCGACGAGCTCCACGTGCTGTTCAACAACTGCTGCGGAGCCGCCGCCGTGCACGCCGCCGAGACGATGGCGGAGCTGCTCAGCCCACGATCCTGA
- a CDS encoding type II toxin-antitoxin system VapB family antitoxin, with protein sequence MIFKRIGNGRPYPDHGRESTRQWADVAPRPVRLDQLVTTKGQLDLETLLAEDSTFYGDLFAHVVKWQGDLYLEDGLHRAVRAALQQRQVLHARVLELD encoded by the coding sequence GTGATCTTCAAGCGCATCGGAAACGGCCGGCCGTACCCCGACCACGGCCGGGAAAGCACCCGGCAGTGGGCGGACGTCGCACCGCGCCCGGTCCGCCTCGATCAGCTGGTGACGACCAAGGGCCAACTCGACCTGGAAACCCTGCTCGCCGAGGACTCGACGTTCTACGGCGACCTGTTCGCGCATGTCGTGAAGTGGCAGGGCGACCTGTACCTGGAGGACGGCCTGCACCGCGCGGTGCGGGCGGCGCTCCAGCAGCGACAGGTGCTGCACGCGCGCGTGCTCGAGCTGGACTGA